The following coding sequences are from one SAR86 cluster bacterium window:
- a CDS encoding DegT/DnrJ/EryC1/StrS family aminotransferase, giving the protein MTKKEVLIDYGKNIDASLDNLLEVGYAKLPNLIAALGCVQTERLKEFLKIKENLTNEWDPFFQDRDIGFVKAINGNNANHWLNAKILNFRKDRDEFLKVTHDNNVMTRPIWNLMSKLPMFQDCQTDGLENSFWLEDRVVNIPSSVPDAALTKLKK; this is encoded by the coding sequence ATGACAAAAAAAGAGGTTTTAATTGATTATGGGAAGAATATTGATGCTAGCTTGGATAATTTATTGGAAGTGGGCTATGCAAAATTACCAAATTTGATTGCAGCCTTGGGTTGCGTTCAAACAGAGCGACTAAAAGAATTTTTGAAAATAAAAGAGAATTTAACTAATGAGTGGGATCCTTTTTTTCAGGACAGAGATATTGGTTTTGTAAAAGCAATTAATGGGAACAATGCCAATCACTGGCTAAACGCAAAAATTTTAAATTTCAGAAAAGATCGTGATGAATTTCTAAAAGTTACGCATGATAATAACGTTATGACTCGTCCTATTTGGAATCTAATGTCTAAACTTCCAATGTTTCAAGATTGCCAAACCGATGGTCTTGAAAACTCTTTTTGGTTAGAGGATCGAGTGGTAAATATACCTTCCAGTGTCCCAGACGCAGCCTTAACAAAACTGAAAAAATAA
- a CDS encoding UDP-N-acetylglucosamine 4,6-dehydratase → MEMLKLIGRTESLFDDDITSCKKDLESLVSNNRFLVIGGAGSIGQAVTREIFKRNPYTLHVVDISENNLVELVRDIRSTLGYIDGDFRTFALDCGSNEYRALMNTSEGYDYVLNLSALKHVRSEKDPFTLMRLIEVNILNTIKTVQMARADGAKKYFCVSTDKAANPVSMMGASKRIMELFLMRESESMEISTARFANVAFSDGSLLHGFNQRFAKRQPISAPDDVKRYFVTPQESGELCLMSCLLGENRDIFFPKLSEQLHLTTFSEIANRYLKNLGYEPYHCSTEQEARDRSDELIASKRYPCYYFKTDTTGEKDFEEFFTDNEILEMNKFKNLGVIKNELNFSSPMLDNFLKVINELRSQKVWEKEPIVDLFNKMIPDFDHKETDKYLDERM, encoded by the coding sequence ATGGAAATGTTAAAACTGATTGGTCGAACGGAATCATTATTTGATGACGATATTACCAGCTGCAAAAAGGATTTGGAATCTTTGGTTTCAAATAACCGTTTTTTGGTGATCGGTGGCGCAGGCTCTATTGGCCAGGCAGTTACACGTGAAATTTTTAAGAGAAATCCTTATACACTTCATGTTGTCGACATCAGTGAAAATAATTTGGTCGAACTTGTAAGGGATATTAGGAGCACCCTTGGATACATCGATGGTGATTTTCGCACCTTTGCTCTTGATTGCGGCAGTAATGAATACCGTGCGCTTATGAATACTAGTGAAGGATATGACTATGTCCTAAATCTTTCAGCGCTTAAGCATGTTCGAAGTGAAAAAGATCCTTTTACACTAATGCGTCTTATTGAGGTAAATATCCTTAATACTATTAAGACAGTTCAAATGGCCAGAGCTGATGGGGCTAAGAAGTATTTTTGCGTTTCGACTGATAAAGCAGCGAATCCAGTAAGCATGATGGGTGCCAGTAAGCGCATTATGGAATTGTTTTTGATGCGCGAAAGCGAATCTATGGAAATTTCAACTGCACGGTTTGCTAATGTGGCTTTCTCTGATGGTTCTCTCCTACATGGGTTCAACCAACGTTTCGCTAAACGACAGCCTATTTCGGCACCTGATGACGTCAAACGTTATTTTGTTACTCCTCAGGAGTCTGGTGAGCTTTGCCTGATGTCGTGCTTACTTGGTGAAAACAGAGATATCTTTTTTCCAAAATTAAGTGAGCAACTTCATTTAACCACTTTCTCAGAGATTGCTAATCGATACTTAAAAAATCTCGGGTATGAGCCATATCATTGCTCAACGGAACAAGAAGCAAGAGACCGATCTGATGAATTGATAGCTTCTAAACGCTATCCATGTTATTACTTCAAAACAGATACTACGGGCGAAAAGGATTTTGAAGAATTTTTTACAGATAACGAAATTCTTGAAATGAATAAATTTAAGAATCTAGGAGTGATTAAAAATGAACTTAACTTCAGTTCGCCTATGCTGGATAATTTTTTAAAGGTGATTAATGAGCTCCGTTCTCAAAAAGTTTGGGAGAAGGAACCCATAGTTGATCTATTTAACAAAATGATTCCTGATTTTGATCACAAAGAGACGGATAAATATTTAGATGAGAGAATGTAA
- a CDS encoding ribonuclease D codes for MINILKKLGFYLKNKKTIYLIESEEDEEFVKESLKKEKYVGLDTEFNWRNTYFPELSLLQISTSSKILLIDCLKFKKLEFLKKILEDKTKTIVMHSSRSDTTVLNTNLNIKLNSCFDIQIAEKYINGGEIKNYGFIVSKYCGYELDKSETNSNWLKRPLTDDQLKYAADDVNFLISIYKIQLKKLKKLKKEEIINLEFMKEIQLGNQELHISRLRKLKKASIVEKDIFLWREKYARQKNIPPSYVFGKKDLKKISNKIKNKEKESHEIKKLFRDNSAAKDFLKYIKL; via the coding sequence TTGATAAACATTTTAAAGAAATTAGGATTTTACCTAAAAAATAAAAAAACAATATATTTGATAGAGTCTGAAGAAGACGAAGAGTTTGTAAAAGAGTCATTAAAAAAAGAAAAATATGTTGGTTTAGATACAGAGTTTAATTGGAGAAATACTTATTTCCCTGAATTGTCCTTATTACAGATATCAACGAGCTCAAAAATACTTCTAATAGATTGCTTAAAATTTAAAAAATTAGAATTTTTAAAGAAAATTTTAGAAGATAAAACTAAGACAATTGTTATGCATTCTTCAAGAAGCGATACGACGGTTTTAAACACTAATTTGAATATAAAATTGAATAGTTGCTTCGATATTCAAATTGCAGAAAAGTACATAAATGGTGGCGAAATTAAAAATTATGGGTTTATAGTATCCAAATATTGTGGTTATGAATTAGATAAATCAGAAACGAATTCGAATTGGTTAAAAAGACCTTTAACCGACGACCAGCTCAAATATGCTGCTGATGACGTAAATTTTTTAATATCCATATATAAGATACAGTTAAAAAAATTAAAAAAACTCAAAAAAGAGGAAATTATTAATTTAGAGTTTATGAAAGAAATACAACTAGGAAATCAAGAACTTCATATTTCTAGATTAAGAAAACTAAAAAAAGCTTCAATTGTAGAGAAAGATATTTTTCTTTGGAGAGAGAAATACGCAAGGCAAAAAAATATCCCACCTTCATACGTTTTTGGAAAAAAAGATTTAAAAAAAATATCAAATAAAATTAAGAATAAAGAAAAAGAATCTCATGAAATAAAAAAATTATTTAGAGATAACTCTGCTGCAAAAGATTTTTTAAAATATATTAAATTATGA
- a CDS encoding YfcE family phosphodiesterase, producing the protein MLIGVTGDTHNNLKNISKICDLFNTANPSLVVHTGDVTLPKSLSAFSTLKMPLIGVFGNNDKFEKEGLLLAAKKFNCDFFEEPYRIKVNQKKIIILHHPELINEKMIQDADFILHGHTHKYRSELVQNTLIFNPGECAGILKGKNHVGIIDTKKKISRIIKF; encoded by the coding sequence TTGTTAATAGGTGTAACTGGGGATACCCATAACAATTTAAAAAATATCTCAAAGATATGTGACTTGTTTAATACGGCCAACCCTTCGCTAGTTGTACACACGGGAGATGTTACGCTACCAAAATCTTTATCTGCTTTTTCAACTTTGAAAATGCCTTTGATAGGTGTCTTTGGTAATAATGATAAATTTGAAAAAGAAGGATTATTATTAGCTGCTAAAAAATTTAACTGCGATTTTTTTGAGGAGCCATACAGAATTAAGGTAAATCAAAAAAAAATAATAATCCTTCATCATCCTGAATTGATTAACGAAAAAATGATTCAAGATGCGGATTTCATTCTCCATGGTCATACCCACAAATATAGATCAGAGTTAGTGCAAAATACTTTAATTTTTAATCCAGGAGAATGTGCTGGAATTTTGAAAGGTAAAAACCATGTCGGAATAATCGATACAAAAAAGAAAATATCAAGGATTATTAAATTTTAG
- a CDS encoding thiolase family protein: MSDVYVLGVDMIKFGRFPDRTVPNIGAEAALMALDDAGLTIKDMQAMYCGNLGQANAMVGQRILQEIGQTGIPVVNCANACATGATAFREAWMSIKAGMYDVVLAVGVEQMGKGLLGGAGGDKGIPKEGLLGSGTMPCVFAEAGMEHSSKYGTTFEQFAKISVKNHHHSTLNPKAMYQIETPLDEVMNAEMISYPNTKLMCSVNVDGSAAAVLVSEKKAKELGMQRAIKVRASALASDPYTDRDLVMPDVNACTRIAVKDAYEQAGLGAEDVNLVELHDCFATAEMLHYENLGLCEDGEAGNMIDEGHVKLGGKIPVNVSGGLLSKGHPLGATGIANIYEICSHLRGEAGKRQVEGAKIGMTHVIGLGTACAIHILEKP; encoded by the coding sequence ATGAGTGACGTATATGTTTTAGGAGTTGATATGATCAAGTTTGGAAGATTTCCTGATCGTACCGTCCCAAATATTGGTGCTGAGGCAGCTCTAATGGCCTTAGATGATGCTGGTTTAACTATAAAAGATATGCAAGCAATGTATTGTGGAAATCTTGGTCAAGCGAATGCAATGGTAGGACAAAGAATTCTTCAAGAAATTGGCCAAACTGGAATACCAGTTGTTAATTGCGCTAATGCTTGTGCTACAGGTGCTACTGCATTTAGAGAGGCTTGGATGTCAATAAAAGCTGGCATGTATGACGTTGTTTTAGCTGTTGGAGTTGAGCAAATGGGTAAAGGACTCTTAGGCGGTGCTGGAGGAGATAAAGGAATCCCTAAAGAAGGTCTTCTTGGTTCTGGAACCATGCCTTGTGTTTTTGCTGAAGCAGGAATGGAACACTCAAGTAAATACGGAACAACCTTTGAACAATTTGCAAAAATTTCTGTCAAAAATCATCATCACTCGACATTAAATCCAAAAGCAATGTACCAAATTGAAACTCCTTTGGATGAAGTTATGAATGCGGAAATGATTTCTTATCCAAATACAAAGTTGATGTGTTCTGTAAATGTTGACGGTTCTGCTGCGGCTGTTTTGGTTTCTGAGAAAAAGGCTAAAGAACTAGGAATGCAACGTGCAATTAAGGTGAGAGCTTCTGCTCTAGCAAGTGATCCTTATACTGATAGAGATTTAGTTATGCCTGACGTGAATGCTTGCACAAGAATTGCAGTTAAAGATGCATATGAACAAGCTGGTCTTGGAGCTGAAGATGTGAACCTTGTTGAATTACATGATTGCTTTGCAACAGCTGAAATGCTTCACTACGAAAATCTTGGTCTATGCGAAGACGGAGAAGCAGGAAATATGATAGATGAGGGGCATGTAAAGTTGGGGGGTAAAATTCCCGTTAATGTTTCGGGAGGTCTTCTCTCAAAGGGTCATCCTCTTGGAGCTACGGGTATAGCCAATATCTATGAAATTTGTTCTCATTTAAGAGGTGAAGCTGGCAAAAGACAAGTTGAGGGGGCAAAGATTGGAATGACTCACGTTATAGGGCTTGGGACAGCATGCGCTATACATATTCTTGAAAAGCCTTAG
- a CDS encoding Zn-ribbon domain-containing OB-fold protein: MTESRPLPVVDYLKIPEKGEPYLEGYRCKKCGAIFLGERNVCSKCFARNEMEVIKLSDNGKLHSFAIVYRSFPGIDVPYVSAIVDLEGGGTIKGNLINIDPDPDKIKFDMPVKLTYGDALGRKDKEGNSYLSYFFEPA, translated from the coding sequence GTGACTGAATCTAGACCTTTGCCAGTCGTTGACTATCTGAAAATTCCAGAAAAAGGAGAGCCTTATTTAGAGGGTTATAGATGTAAAAAATGTGGGGCAATATTTCTTGGTGAAAGAAATGTCTGTTCTAAATGCTTTGCAAGAAACGAAATGGAAGTCATTAAATTATCGGATAATGGAAAACTTCATAGTTTTGCTATCGTTTATAGGTCCTTTCCTGGAATAGATGTTCCATACGTTTCTGCGATTGTTGATCTAGAAGGTGGTGGAACAATTAAAGGAAATCTAATCAATATTGATCCAGATCCTGATAAAATAAAATTTGATATGCCAGTTAAGCTGACTTATGGTGATGCTCTGGGTAGAAAAGATAAAGAAGGTAATTCTTATCTAAGTTATTTTTTTGAACCTGCATAG
- a CDS encoding TerB family tellurite resistance protein, with product MSLIGGLVGGMIGFTFLGPLGALIGSVVGSRMGRNSVRRKNPNNFDHQVAFFAALFACLAKIAKADGQVTKEEINKIEDFITQKFNLDGEQRNLAINIFQKAKDDNVSFDAYAKQLASLLKRSPNSLMIFYELLFELAMADGELHPNEEKLLKKVPRIFGFNDGLYNQLFQKYGLKTQNFYEVLGVSKQMTFDEIRKTYLKKRREFHPDKLISKGLPEELIEKAKEKFIEIQEAYEELEKIHKK from the coding sequence ATGAGTCTTATCGGTGGTTTAGTTGGAGGCATGATTGGATTTACTTTCCTAGGTCCTCTAGGCGCTTTAATAGGAAGTGTTGTGGGCTCAAGGATGGGTAGAAATTCAGTTCGCAGAAAAAATCCTAATAATTTCGATCATCAAGTGGCTTTTTTCGCTGCTCTCTTTGCTTGTTTAGCGAAGATCGCCAAAGCAGACGGTCAAGTAACTAAAGAAGAAATTAACAAAATAGAAGATTTTATAACTCAAAAGTTTAATTTAGATGGAGAGCAAAGAAATCTCGCTATTAATATTTTTCAAAAGGCCAAAGACGATAACGTATCTTTTGATGCTTATGCAAAACAATTAGCCAGTTTACTCAAAAGAAGTCCTAACTCGTTGATGATTTTCTATGAACTTTTGTTTGAATTAGCAATGGCTGATGGAGAATTGCATCCCAATGAAGAAAAGTTGTTAAAAAAGGTTCCAAGGATTTTTGGTTTCAACGACGGCTTATATAATCAGCTATTTCAAAAATATGGGCTGAAAACTCAAAATTTCTATGAAGTACTTGGCGTTTCAAAACAAATGACCTTTGATGAAATAAGAAAGACTTATTTAAAAAAAAGGAGAGAATTTCATCCTGATAAATTAATCTCTAAGGGTTTGCCAGAAGAATTAATAGAAAAAGCTAAAGAGAAATTTATAGAAATTCAAGAGGCCTATGAAGAATTGGAAAAAATTCATAAAAAATGA
- a CDS encoding DoxX family protein, whose translation MKFLSSFNQKLINLIYFDFIILLFFRLYLAYVFWFAGIRKIAWDNGIPNIDRFAGFLASGGEDNLNFIFPHFFGWLAVLAEAGGAILLILGLFSRWAIIPLIFTMLVAFYYHFPNGWNSDSGGVEMTVTYILMLLVILVYGPGKYFSLDFWVLRK comes from the coding sequence ATGAAATTTTTATCTTCTTTCAATCAAAAATTAATTAATTTGATTTATTTTGATTTCATTATTTTGCTTTTTTTCAGGCTATACCTAGCTTATGTATTTTGGTTTGCAGGCATAAGAAAGATAGCTTGGGACAATGGAATTCCTAACATTGATAGATTTGCGGGATTTTTAGCTTCTGGTGGGGAAGATAATTTAAATTTTATTTTTCCACATTTTTTTGGTTGGTTAGCAGTTCTTGCTGAAGCAGGAGGTGCTATTCTTTTAATATTAGGGCTCTTCTCAAGATGGGCGATAATTCCATTAATTTTTACAATGTTGGTAGCTTTTTATTATCACTTTCCAAATGGTTGGAATTCAGATTCTGGAGGAGTTGAAATGACGGTGACCTACATCCTTATGTTGCTCGTGATTTTAGTTTATGGACCAGGTAAATATTTTTCCTTAGATTTCTGGGTTCTGAGAAAGTAA
- the pdxH gene encoding pyridoxamine 5'-phosphate oxidase, whose protein sequence is MLFHSDITVEPILRVVEILNKAMTLNLVDWNAMNIATVNVDGSPSSRMVLLKKVDDRGFVFYSNFNSRKGKEIETNNSVALNFWWRELKEQIRVEGKIERLSAEESDEYFNSRALQSRVAAIVSKQSEKIDSYEKLNQEIEEMTKSFEDKGEEPKRPEHCGLYLIIPSSIEIWKEGDYRTHLREKFTLTSKNTWESCFLSP, encoded by the coding sequence TTGTTATTTCATTCAGATATAACTGTCGAACCAATCCTTAGAGTTGTTGAAATTCTGAATAAGGCCATGACTCTAAATTTAGTTGATTGGAATGCCATGAATATTGCCACGGTAAACGTTGATGGTTCTCCATCTTCAAGAATGGTGCTACTGAAAAAAGTAGACGATAGAGGGTTTGTTTTTTACTCAAACTTCAACAGCAGAAAAGGAAAAGAAATTGAAACAAATAATTCAGTTGCTCTTAATTTTTGGTGGAGAGAGCTTAAAGAGCAGATTAGAGTTGAAGGGAAAATTGAAAGACTCTCCGCAGAAGAATCAGATGAATATTTCAACTCAAGGGCATTGCAATCTAGAGTTGCTGCAATTGTTTCAAAGCAAAGTGAGAAAATAGACTCTTATGAAAAATTAAATCAAGAAATTGAAGAGATGACAAAAAGTTTTGAAGATAAAGGCGAAGAGCCTAAAAGACCTGAGCACTGCGGATTGTATTTGATAATTCCAAGTTCTATAGAGATCTGGAAAGAAGGAGATTACAGAACTCATTTAAGAGAAAAATTTACGTTAACTTCAAAAAATACCTGGGAAAGTTGCTTCTTATCTCCTTGA